The Corynebacterium sp. SCR221107 genome includes the window AGCTCGACCAGCTTCGTGCCCCGTGGAGGATTGAAGAAGTGTGTGATGAAGAACCGTCTTTTCATCGACGCACCCATCTGACTATTCAGGGTATCCAATGGGATTGTGGAGGTGTTCGAGGAGATCACCGTGCTTTCGCCCAGGTGAGGTTCGAGCGCGGCGTAGAGGGCGAGCTTGGCGTCCACATTTTCATAAATGGCTTCAATCACCCAGTCGGCATTGCTAACCGCCTCGAGGTCGTCTTCCGTGTTTCCCACCGTGATATTGTCGGCGAAACTCGGGTGGGTAAAGCCCTTTCGCTTGATTTGGATATCACGCCCCGCCGCAGCACGGGCATTGCGATCGGGAGTAGCGCTGGCCACATCCAATAGACAAACCTTCGCCCCCGTGCTGGCGAGCAATGCCGCGATTCCGGAGCCCATTGAGCCGGACCCGATAACCACTGCCTTTCTCACAGGCTTTTCAAGAAGAGGCACTGGAACTGGTGCTGTTGGAGGTGTCACGGCCTAAACCCCCTCAATGACAAGCGCAATGCCTTGACCCCCGCCGATACACATGGTGATCAGTCCGTAGCGGATGGAGTTTCGCCGCATGTGGTGCAAAGCCTTGACTGTCAGGATCACTCCCGCCGCGCCGACCGGGTGCCCGAGCGCGATCGCGCCACCAAGCGGATTGACGATTTCCGGATCGAGGTTCAGCGCGCGGGAAACCGCCAACGCCTGGGCGGCGAAGGCCTCGTTCGATTCGATCACCCCGATGTCCGAGAGCTGAAGGCCGGCTGCCGCCAATGCCTTAGGCACCGCCGGGATGGGCCCGAGTCCCATGAGGTGAGGGGGCACGCCCGCTACTGCCCAGGAGACGACACGGGCCAGCGGCTTGAGCCCTTCGCGCTCGACCGCCGAACGAGAGGCAAGCAACACCGCTGCAGCACCGTCGTTGATGCCCGACGCGTTTCCTGCAGTCACCGTTCCTTGGCTTTGAAAGGCCGGAGGCAGCGCCGCGAGCTTATCAAGTGTTGTCGCGCGCGGGTGCTCGTCGGTATCAAACACCGTCGTGCCGTTCTTTGTGTTCAAGGTAACGGGAGCGATTTCTTCGGCAAATAGTCTCGCCTCGATCGCTTCTAGTGTCCGTGACTGACTCGTGGCTGCGCACAGGTCCTGATCTTCGCGCGAGATTCCGTGCTCGCGGGCGATGTTTTCGGCGGTGACACCCATGTGACCGCTTCCGAATGGACAGTGCAAGGTTCCCAATAGCCAGTCACTGACGGTTCCGTCACCCATGCGCTTTCCGCTTACCC containing:
- a CDS encoding 3-hydroxyacyl-CoA dehydrogenase family protein, encoding MGSGIAALLASTGAKVCLLDVASATPDRNARAAAGRDIQIKRKGFTHPSFADNITVGNTEDDLEAVSNADWVIEAIYENVDAKLALYAALEPHLGESTVISSNTSTIPLDTLNSQMGASMKRRFFITHFFNPPRGTKLVELVVGPDNDPAVGAWLRTVLDQQLGKHTLVCRDTPGFIANRVGNLWMAAAASIALDEGIPLELSDAVAARPFGVPRTGTLGSSTTLDCSSSPTCGAQPPVQSVPMMRTGDST
- a CDS encoding acetyl-CoA C-acyltransferase, yielding MGDGTVSDWLLGTLHCPFGSGHMGVTAENIAREHGISREDQDLCAATSQSRTLEAIEARLFAEEIAPVTLNTKNGTTVFDTDEHPRATTLDKLAALPPAFQSQGTVTAGNASGINDGAAAVLLASRSAVEREGLKPLARVVSWAVAGVPPHLMGLGPIPAVPKALAAAGLQLSDIGVIESNEAFAAQALAVSRALNLDPEIVNPLGGAIALGHPVGAAGVILTVKALHHMRRNSIRYGLITMCIGGGQGIALVIEGV